In one Candidatus Absconditicoccus praedator genomic region, the following are encoded:
- a CDS encoding 30S ribosomal protein S1, with protein MDLQNFLNGVQNETVTVPKIKEGKKTKGTVIKKIEKGVLVSCQDDTFTGLILPKEAKDLERNGVDLSPGTELEAEIINLDTMDDEGYFVISISKLIQYDVWNSILEKTKKDETITVVPSEANLGGLLVDMHGIKGFIPLSQLAPVNYPRVEDGDQEKIFEQLLDLMGKEFQVRIINIDEDGKRLILSEREALREEKDKIMQDLDIGKEYEGTISGVSSYGLFVTIGGGIEGLVHVSEITYGHVDNIERFGNIGDKVNVKVIGYEDGKISLSMKKLKGDPWKIIPQKFQIGDIVEGEVIRFVPYGVFIRVYDDINGLIHLSEITGKAVSNPAEIVKPGQKVKAKIILMDPDKRKMGLSMKALEEEKEGKSRSSKSTSAKEQKSEKVVVKKKKDQ; from the coding sequence ATGGATTTACAAAATTTTTTGAACTGAGTTCAAAATGAGACTGTAACAGTCCCAAAAATTAAAGAGTGAAAAAAAACAAAGGGTACTGTAATCAAAAAAATTGAAAAATGAGTTTTAGTTAGTTGTCAGGATGATACATTCACTTGACTTATACTTCCTAAAGAAGCAAAAGACTTGGAAAGAAATGGAGTTGATCTTTCTCCAGGTACGGAGCTTGAAGCAGAAATTATAAATCTTGATACTATGGATGATGAGTGATATTTTGTGATATCAATATCAAAATTAATACAGTATGATGTTTGGAATTCAATCTTGGAAAAAACAAAAAAAGATGAAACAATTACTGTTGTTCCGTCAGAAGCAAATCTTTGAGGTTTGTTGGTAGATATGCACTGAATAAAATGATTTATTCCTTTATCTCAACTTGCTCCAGTAAATTATCCAAGAGTAGAAGATGGTGATCAAGAAAAAATCTTTGAGCAGTTGTTGGATTTGATGGGTAAAGAATTCCAGGTAAGAATTATAAATATTGATGAGGATTGAAAAAGGCTTATCTTATCAGAAAGAGAAGCATTAAGAGAAGAAAAAGATAAAATAATGCAAGATCTTGATATTTGAAAAGAGTATGAATGAACAATATCAGGGGTATCAAGTTATTGATTATTTGTTACTATATGAGGTTGAATAGAATGATTGGTGCATGTTTCTGAAATAACATACTGACACGTTGATAATATTGAAAGATTTGGTAATATAGGAGATAAAGTAAATGTAAAAGTGATTTGATATGAAGACTGAAAAATATCATTATCAATGAAAAAACTAAAAGGTGATCCATGGAAAATTATACCTCAAAAATTCCAAATATGAGATATTGTTGAAGGTGAAGTAATAAGATTTGTACCTTATGGTGTTTTTATTAGAGTGTATGATGATATAAACTGATTGATACACCTAAGTGAAATAACATGAAAAGCAGTTTCAAATCCTGCTGAAATTGTGAAACCATGACAAAAAGTAAAAGCAAAAATTATACTAATGGATCCAGATAAAAGAAAAATGTGACTTAGTATGAAAGCATTAGAAGAAGAAAAAGAATGAAAATCAAGATCTTCTAAATCAACCTCAGCAAAAGAACAAAAGTCTGAAAAAGTTGTAGTTAAAAAGAAGAAAGATCAGTAA
- the tsaE gene encoding tRNA (adenosine(37)-N6)-threonylcarbamoyltransferase complex ATPase subunit type 1 TsaE: protein MIINSPNEMKEKAHQIIQKKSKILLNGQLGAGKTQFVKGVANFLKIDESKIQSPTYSYMHEYEETLLHIDMYRLETPEDMIQKGILEKIEEYKWICIEWPKFQEYYQDNEFLSIDIRKLENEKRELIY, encoded by the coding sequence ATGATAATCAACTCACCTAATGAAATGAAAGAAAAAGCCCATCAAATAATACAAAAAAAATCAAAAATATTACTAAACTGACAATTATGAGCGGGAAAAACTCAATTTGTTAAATGAGTAGCTAATTTCCTAAAAATCGATGAATCAAAAATACAAAGTCCTACATACTCTTATATGCATGAGTATGAAGAAACATTATTACATATTGATATGTACAGGCTTGAAACCCCAGAAGATATGATTCAAAAATGAATACTTGAGAAAATTGAAGAATACAAGTGGATATGTATAGAATGGCCAAAATTCCAAGAATACTATCAAGACAATGAATTTTTAAGTATTGATATCAGAAAACTGGAAAATGAAAAAAGAGAATTAATATACTAA
- a CDS encoding 50S ribosomal protein L11 methyltransferase, giving the protein MNLFDKVNQQIQEILKNQNIDFYKQKDNQHKLPTSDAVFCAEDTIRNRYFFKAIQKAIKDTNKKDITIVDAGSGTGILGIMALHLGAKKVIFIEENPYSLNLSKKIVEFFDLGKKVEFYNKDANNIELKEKIDILISETIKTNFKNEDFPHIIKNFQNQFGNTFKIIPEGFKLNFYTPAYELLFTKLFNSYNLSPPYQIDSNGHKKVFIDGTSYMYKDIYLNSGECMSYFNILPLSKNEESSMFNLI; this is encoded by the coding sequence ATGAACCTTTTTGACAAAGTAAATCAACAAATTCAAGAAATTTTAAAAAATCAAAATATTGATTTTTATAAGCAAAAAGACAACCAACACAAATTACCAACTTCTGATGCAGTATTTTGCGCAGAAGACACCATCAGAAATAGATATTTTTTTAAAGCAATACAAAAAGCAATAAAAGATACAAACAAAAAAGACATAACAATAGTAGACGCCTGATCTGGCACCTGAATACTATGAATTATGGCATTACACCTTGGAGCCAAAAAAGTGATATTTATAGAAGAAAATCCTTATTCATTAAATTTATCAAAAAAAATAGTTGAATTTTTTGATCTTTGAAAAAAAGTAGAATTTTATAACAAAGATGCAAACAACATAGAGTTAAAAGAAAAAATAGACATACTAATAAGTGAAACCATAAAAACAAACTTTAAAAATGAAGACTTCCCACATATTATTAAAAATTTTCAAAATCAATTTTGAAATACATTCAAAATAATACCTGAATGATTCAAGTTAAATTTTTATACTCCAGCTTATGAACTTTTATTTACCAAACTTTTTAATTCATACAATTTAAGCCCACCCTACCAGATAGATTCAAACTGACATAAAAAAGTATTTATTGACTGAACTAGTTATATGTACAAAGATATATATCTTAATTCATGAGAATGTATGTCATATTTCAATATATTACCCCTAAGTAAAAACGAAGAAAGTAGTATGTTCAATTTAATTTAA
- a CDS encoding M17 family metallopeptidase: MNINLTSSGKAKNKVYFVAKNQKTFDSEQLKKFCSLIKLSGEDKFKVDRFVDSNTNIQIVVKYSSEKVLTENMEDIVANIGDIVKTSDKKLHIDLDKLNISDFQKQVFAELLAIKMYDFNQLKSKKVNTNYGIYLKCNSIDSNYFSKIVESTDLCRDLVNLPTNYVNPEQFESKIQNQFAGLENIKINVLDKQTLKKLGMGGIYEVGKGAQSHPRLVLIEYKPLNKESFDYAMVGKGVCFDTGGYNLKPTGAIEDMRLDMGGAATVVSVLNYLAGFGEQKNILVAVPLVENNIDADAYKPGDVITMYNGTTVEISNTDAEGRLILADAISYIQEKYQIDKLFDVATLTGAQVVALGNKIAALIGNNSKLNNKIQKFSRQVKDRCWELPYYTPYFQQYKSFSADMKNVNPNRMSPGTITAGLFISQFVKNKNWVHFDIAGPVGLMSGPDPIWGEGASGFLVRMLSKYIQNN; encoded by the coding sequence ATGAATATAAACTTAACTTCTTCTTGAAAAGCTAAAAACAAGGTGTATTTTGTGGCAAAAAATCAAAAAACTTTTGATTCAGAACAACTAAAAAAGTTTTGTTCTTTAATAAAGTTGTCTTGAGAAGATAAGTTTAAAGTTGATAGGTTTGTTGACTCAAACACAAATATACAGATTGTTGTAAAATATAGTTCAGAAAAAGTACTTACAGAAAATATGGAGGATATAGTTGCTAATATATGAGATATTGTTAAAACTTCCGATAAAAAACTTCATATAGATCTAGATAAGTTGAATATTTCTGATTTTCAAAAGCAGGTTTTTGCAGAATTGCTTGCAATAAAAATGTATGATTTTAATCAGTTAAAGTCAAAAAAAGTTAATACAAACTATTGAATATATTTGAAGTGTAATTCTATAGATTCCAATTATTTCAGCAAAATAGTAGAATCTACAGATTTGTGTAGGGATCTTGTAAATTTGCCAACAAATTATGTAAATCCAGAGCAGTTTGAAAGCAAAATACAAAATCAATTTGCATGATTAGAAAACATAAAAATTAATGTTCTTGATAAGCAGACTCTAAAAAAGCTATGAATGTGATGAATTTATGAAGTAGGTAAAGGTGCTCAATCACATCCAAGACTGGTTTTGATAGAATACAAGCCACTAAACAAAGAAAGTTTTGACTATGCGATGGTAGGTAAGTGAGTATGTTTTGATACTGGATGATACAATCTAAAACCAACTTGAGCAATTGAAGACATGAGGTTGGATATGTGATGAGCTGCTACAGTGGTTTCTGTCTTGAATTATCTTGCATGATTTTGAGAACAAAAAAATATTCTTGTTGCTGTGCCATTGGTAGAAAACAATATTGATGCAGACGCATACAAGCCATGAGATGTGATTACTATGTACAACTGAACTACTGTAGAAATTTCAAATACAGATGCTGAATGAAGACTGATTTTGGCAGATGCTATTTCTTATATACAAGAAAAATATCAAATTGATAAACTATTTGATGTGGCTACACTTACTTGAGCTCAGGTAGTTGCTTTGTGAAACAAGATAGCAGCCCTTATTGGAAACAACTCAAAACTAAATAATAAAATTCAAAAGTTTTCACGACAGGTGAAGGATAGATGCTGGGAGTTGCCTTATTATACACCATACTTTCAACAGTACAAGTCATTTTCAGCTGATATGAAAAATGTGAATCCAAATAGAATGTCTCCTGGTACTATTACTGCAGGATTGTTTATTTCTCAATTTGTAAAAAATAAAAATTGGGTGCATTTTGATATAGCAGGCCCAGTATGATTGATGTCTTGACCAGATCCTATATGGTGAGAGTGAGCAAGTTGATTTTTGGTGAGGATGCTTAGTAAATATATTCAAAACAATTAA
- a CDS encoding SAM-dependent methyltransferase produces MFFEKYKPIPKSKIRENQKKFFEKNGINAWKKGHIPFDFTNNSYYTYKLVQNIIDIINNSQLNTQKNINILEVGAGSGLFAINFLYRIEQLDPQIFNKINYTITDYSQTILDNIQKNNHIQYFMKKGVLQTKPFDISKDTPPLDIDIFLMNYVVCNIPFQCIKKQNNIYYEKTILPKSPILKENYQKIDKPSYSHIIDKFLDNKTTNETVINTTFLDFLAKVFDTEKEKFVYVADSGSSHHFELLNYGENFFNKVNFELIEIWLKQQKINFTRKQFENPKFSKSIITNSNYTKDFFYDHKDDFLYKNLKSTYNLIFENKLEKAQKNLEKVIKYRDKDANIYFHYSKILKKLGKNYSRAWDLCKKYDYLDLYTK; encoded by the coding sequence ATGTTTTTTGAAAAATACAAACCTATCCCAAAATCTAAAATTCGAGAAAATCAAAAGAAGTTTTTTGAAAAAAACTGAATAAATGCTTGGAAAAAATGACACATACCTTTTGATTTTACCAACAATAGTTATTATACATACAAGCTTGTACAAAATATAATTGATATAATCAACAACTCTCAACTAAATACCCAAAAAAACATAAATATTCTTGAAGTTTGAGCTGGTAGCTGACTTTTTGCTATTAATTTTTTGTACAGAATAGAACAGTTAGATCCTCAAATATTCAACAAAATAAATTACACAATTACAGATTATTCACAAACAATACTAGACAACATCCAAAAAAACAATCATATTCAATATTTTATGAAAAAATGAGTTTTACAAACAAAACCCTTTGATATTTCAAAAGACACTCCCCCTTTGGATATAGACATATTTTTAATGAATTATGTAGTTTGCAATATTCCTTTTCAATGTATTAAAAAACAAAACAATATTTATTACGAAAAAACAATACTTCCCAAATCACCTATCTTGAAAGAAAACTATCAGAAAATTGACAAACCCTCATATTCTCACATTATTGATAAATTTCTAGACAACAAAACTACCAATGAAACAGTTATCAATACCACATTCCTTGATTTTTTAGCAAAAGTTTTTGATACAGAAAAGGAAAAATTTGTTTATGTAGCAGACTCATGAAGTTCACACCATTTTGAACTACTAAACTATTGAGAAAATTTTTTTAATAAAGTAAATTTTGAGCTTATTGAAATTTGGCTAAAACAACAAAAAATAAACTTCACAAGAAAACAGTTTGAAAATCCCAAATTTTCAAAATCAATAATAACTAACAGCAACTATACAAAAGATTTTTTCTATGACCACAAAGATGATTTTTTGTACAAAAATCTTAAATCAACTTATAATCTAATTTTTGAAAATAAACTTGAAAAAGCACAAAAAAACCTTGAAAAAGTCATCAAATATAGAGACAAAGATGCCAATATATATTTTCATTATTCAAAGATACTTAAAAAACTTTGAAAAAACTACTCTAGAGCCTGGGATTTATGCAAAAAATATGACTATCTTGATTTATACACAAAGTAA
- a CDS encoding SPL family radical SAM protein, translated as MIIYIENKIKHYKQVKNIINKFPNASILHIDSHKNILDKTIHPNPTEKKIILANLEGSAVLKTPDKYGPNKHSFFIKTSLNCFFSCDYCYLQGLFKNNYPILFLNYEDIKQQVSKKIEQINSSETKWFFSGDYSDTQGFDFISDFNKEFIPFFEDFKNTMLEIRTKSADISSLLDLGFIPQNTEIAYSINTPQVIERYEKGTASLEKRIENINYLVDKGFKVGLRFLPLLPTNNAEEEYINLIKHIKDNINIDKLNTINIGGLMFTKKEYNKMLKKQPNLDILYKLEEKDKYFVRIDKNFRKNLYEIFYYHLGKHIKNKNFVCMDYF; from the coding sequence ATGATAATTTATATAGAAAACAAAATCAAACATTATAAACAAGTAAAAAACATCATAAACAAATTTCCAAATGCTAGTATTTTACATATAGACAGTCACAAAAACATATTAGATAAAACAATCCACCCAAATCCTACAGAAAAAAAAATAATACTGGCAAATTTAGAATGAAGCGCAGTCCTCAAAACACCAGATAAATACTGACCAAACAAACATTCTTTCTTCATCAAAACAAGCCTCAACTGTTTTTTTTCTTGTGATTATTGTTATCTACAAGGATTGTTTAAAAACAACTATCCTATACTTTTTTTGAATTATGAAGATATAAAACAACAAGTCTCTAAAAAGATTGAACAAATAAATTCAAGCGAAACAAAATGGTTTTTTAGCTGAGATTATTCTGACACACAATGATTTGATTTTATTTCAGATTTCAACAAGGAATTTATACCGTTTTTTGAAGATTTTAAAAATACTATGCTTGAAATAAGAACCAAGTCTGCAGACATCTCATCTTTGTTGGATTTATGATTTATACCACAAAATACAGAAATTGCCTATTCTATAAATACACCCCAAGTAATAGAAAGGTACGAGAAATGAACAGCATCTTTAGAAAAAAGGATAGAAAACATAAACTATCTTGTTGATAAATGATTTAAAGTATGATTAAGATTTCTTCCTTTATTACCAACAAACAATGCTGAAGAAGAATACATAAATCTTATAAAGCACATAAAAGACAACATAAACATAGACAAACTAAATACTATAAATATTTGATGATTAATGTTTACCAAAAAAGAATACAATAAAATGCTCAAAAAACAACCAAACCTGGATATATTGTACAAGCTCGAGGAAAAAGATAAATATTTTGTTAGGATAGATAAAAACTTTAGAAAAAACTTATATGAAATTTTTTATTACCATTTATGAAAACACATTAAAAACAAAAATTTTGTGTGTATGGATTATTTTTAA
- the rsmG gene encoding 16S rRNA (guanine(527)-N(7))-methyltransferase RsmG has product MWEKLIKTFLEKNSQINLSAIKDEEGVRIKHIQDSLEINKILTFKPGSSIIDVGTGGGFPLIPMAISNPKCNFVGLDSKRKKIEAVNEIIEKLGIQNVYCKRGRAEQEKQNFDYITARAVGYADKLLQQITHLTKKQGYIILYKQFDEEELEIIKKSSKKLNLKIHKQHNYSLFENDINRVIYILKKC; this is encoded by the coding sequence ATGTGGGAAAAGTTAATAAAAACCTTTCTAGAAAAAAACAGTCAAATCAACTTGTCTGCAATAAAAGATGAAGAATGAGTTCGTATAAAACATATACAAGATAGCCTTGAAATCAACAAAATACTAACTTTCAAGCCTGGTTCTAGTATTATAGATGTATGAACTTGATGAGGCTTTCCACTTATACCAATGGCTATAAGCAACCCAAAATGCAATTTTGTATGACTTGATTCCAAAAGAAAAAAAATTGAAGCAGTCAATGAAATTATTGAAAAACTGGGCATACAAAATGTTTACTGCAAACGAGGAAGAGCAGAACAAGAAAAACAAAATTTTGATTATATAACAGCAAGAGCTGTTGGGTATGCGGACAAACTATTGCAACAAATTACACATCTTACCAAAAAACAAGGCTATATAATTCTTTATAAACAATTCGACGAAGAAGAACTGGAAATTATCAAAAAAAGCAGCAAAAAACTAAATTTAAAAATTCACAAACAACATAATTATAGTCTTTTTGAGAATGATATAAACAGAGTCATATATATACTCAAAAAATGTTAA
- a CDS encoding FtsK/SpoIIIE family DNA translocase encodes MARKRRKKTKKITLNKYQIGFSFLGIGATFFFARFMAEGSPLFSIISIPSYFVFGELGSYIFFAVLFILGTYILINEKILKTGIFKKFFFLILATTGIFSFPLIEDSNHSPEDLGGWIGYTTVLGANFLLGGQEEAIKLAFIIAFLGIIIWILYSLNIKFSLWSLKFVVQEQPTSKKSQSQNKNDSKDNKEKTKTLFDYIPGTSGNQSNTNNNQPSTEKPQTDDTVKSLIKEKFNKKIDEKTHEKQEQIKQIKFPQDLPSFDTGILQPPQDSSDYEIDDSYLIEKAEAIKAKLDEFGIPVSIEGYNIGPTVIQIKIKPQAGIKIARIENLKKDLSLALKTKSLRVIAPIPGTEFVGVEIPNPKPQMVSLSEILGSNNFGKNIGKSQTNLTLGKGIDGNKVITPLDKMPHLLVAGATGSGKSVGINDFILSLIYQNTPSDLKFIMVDPKQVELGIYEGIPYLLSPIITEPEKAVKVLKWAVDFMNERYQKLKKQKVRNIDQYNKKVNKEDKMYRLIIIIDELADLMMSGSKKDTENYIARIAQMARAVGIHLILATQRPSVNVITGVIKANIPTRIAFGVVSLVDSRTILDSKGAEDLVGKGDMLYMDPNTKFPVRIQAPFVDTDETEEVVSKIKEKYMTGIEESQIYHPEIINILESKAETVTGGGGGDDDELVEQAIQIISETKKASATMLQRKLGIGFARAAKIMDILEERGVVGPADGAKPREIYV; translated from the coding sequence GTGGCTAGAAAAAGAAGAAAGAAAACAAAAAAAATAACCTTGAATAAATACCAAATATGATTTTCTTTTTTGGGGATATGAGCAACGTTTTTTTTTGCTAGATTTATGGCTGAATGATCCCCACTTTTTAGTATAATATCAATTCCTTCTTATTTTGTATTCTGAGAGTTATGATCATACATATTTTTTGCAGTACTTTTTATTTTGTGAACCTATATACTTATAAACGAGAAAATTCTCAAGACTTGAATATTCAAAAAATTTTTCTTTCTTATCCTAGCTACAACAGGAATATTTAGCTTCCCACTAATAGAAGACTCCAATCACAGTCCTGAAGATTTAGGATGATGGATTTGATATACAACAGTTCTTTGAGCAAATTTTCTTTTGGGATGACAAGAAGAAGCTATTAAACTAGCTTTTATTATTGCATTTTTGTGAATCATAATATGGATATTATACTCATTAAATATTAAATTCTCTTTGTGGAGTCTAAAATTCGTTGTACAAGAACAGCCAACCAGTAAAAAATCTCAATCACAAAATAAAAATGATTCTAAAGACAACAAAGAGAAAACAAAAACTCTTTTTGATTATATACCTTGAACAAGTTGAAACCAATCAAATACAAATAATAATCAGCCCTCCACAGAAAAACCACAAACTGATGATACTGTCAAATCTCTAATAAAAGAAAAATTCAACAAAAAAATAGATGAAAAAACTCACGAAAAACAAGAACAAATAAAACAAATCAAATTTCCTCAAGACCTTCCTAGTTTTGACACCTGAATTTTACAACCTCCTCAAGATTCTTCTGACTATGAAATAGACGATAGTTATCTTATAGAAAAAGCTGAAGCTATCAAAGCAAAACTAGATGAATTTGGAATACCTGTAAGTATAGAATGATATAATATATGACCCACTGTAATACAAATCAAAATCAAACCCCAAGCCTGAATCAAAATAGCAAGAATTGAAAACCTAAAAAAAGACTTATCATTAGCATTAAAAACAAAGTCATTAAGAGTAATAGCTCCAATACCAGGGACAGAATTTGTATGAGTAGAAATACCAAATCCAAAGCCACAAATGGTTAGCCTTAGTGAAATACTTTGATCAAATAATTTTGGGAAGAATATATGAAAATCACAAACAAACCTAACATTATGAAAATGAATAGACTGAAACAAAGTTATAACACCCTTAGATAAAATGCCTCATTTACTTGTAGCTTGAGCAACAGGTAGTGGTAAATCAGTTTGAATAAACGATTTTATTCTATCTTTGATTTATCAAAACACACCCTCAGATCTTAAGTTTATAATGGTAGATCCAAAACAAGTAGAATTGGGAATATATGAATGAATCCCTTATTTGCTGTCTCCTATAATTACAGAACCTGAAAAAGCTGTAAAAGTACTTAAATGGGCTGTGGATTTCATGAACGAAAGATATCAAAAACTTAAAAAACAAAAAGTTAGAAATATAGATCAGTACAACAAAAAAGTCAATAAAGAAGACAAAATGTATCGCCTTATTATAATAATAGATGAGCTTGCAGATCTTATGATGAGCTGAAGTAAAAAAGATACAGAAAACTATATAGCAAGAATTGCCCAAATGGCAAGAGCTGTATGAATTCATTTGATACTGGCTACACAAAGACCATCTGTAAATGTTATTACTTGAGTAATTAAAGCAAACATACCAACAAGAATTGCATTTGGTGTGGTTTCATTAGTAGATAGTAGAACAATACTTGATAGCAAATGAGCAGAAGATCTGGTAGGTAAATGAGACATGCTATATATGGACCCAAATACTAAATTTCCAGTAAGAATACAGGCACCATTTGTAGATACAGATGAAACAGAAGAAGTTGTATCCAAAATAAAAGAAAAATATATGACATGAATAGAAGAAAGTCAAATATATCACCCAGAAATAATAAATATTTTGGAATCAAAAGCAGAAACTGTGACATGATGAGGAGGATGAGATGATGATGAGTTAGTAGAGCAAGCAATACAAATAATAAGTGAAACCAAAAAAGCATCTGCCACTATGCTTCAAAGAAAGTTATGAATTTGATTTGCAAGAGCTGCCAAAATAATGGATATTCTTGAAGAAAGATGAGTTGTATGACCAGCTGATTGAGCAAAACCTAGAGAAATTTATGTTTAA
- a CDS encoding prepilin peptidase translates to MEFLILFFVFILGASFGSFGSVLIRRLRGGLSWDNFSSIIFGRSECPQCRNKLDALQLFPFLGWIFQRGKCKYCKNSIPIFYLFLEFFAGLIFVFSFLLAGFFVGGFDLVNTQFWGYFVFLAMINWILLLMIFEDLLFYHINVFLWLFVVLWAVLWQFFGFVGDYFMAFWGGIIFFLVFYGVYWFGRFYVKYRFGLDGVEGFGEGDVMVAFLVGILSFMVLNEFSVLGMIEFAFYYLIVSCLFGLIFYLGRGVFLSFKQGQSIPFLPAMIVAFWVMVLLGYDFLFFI, encoded by the coding sequence ATGGAGTTTTTGATATTGTTTTTTGTTTTTATACTGGGAGCAAGTTTTGGGAGTTTTTGAAGTGTGCTTATCCGAAGACTTAGATGAGGTCTGAGTTGGGACAATTTTAGTTCAATAATTTTTGGAAGATCCGAATGTCCACAGTGCAGAAACAAGCTTGATGCATTACAACTTTTCCCTTTTCTTTGATGGATTTTTCAAAGGTGAAAATGTAAATACTGCAAAAACTCTATACCTATATTTTACCTTTTTTTGGAGTTTTTTGCTGGTCTAATTTTTGTTTTTTCTTTTTTGTTGGCAGGTTTTTTTGTATGAGGATTTGATCTGGTAAATACTCAATTTTGGGGTTATTTTGTTTTTTTGGCTATGATAAATTGGATTTTGCTTTTGATGATTTTTGAAGATTTGCTTTTTTATCATATTAATGTTTTTTTGTGGCTTTTTGTGGTGTTGTGGGCAGTTTTGTGGCAGTTTTTTTGATTTGTGGGAGATTATTTTATGGCTTTTTGGTGATGAATAATATTTTTCTTGGTTTTTTATGGAGTTTACTGGTTTGGTAGGTTTTATGTGAAATATAGGTTTGGTCTTGATGGGGTAGAATGATTTTGAGAATGAGATGTTATGGTGGCTTTTTTGGTGGGTATACTTAGCTTTATGGTTTTGAATGAGTTTTCGGTTTTGGGTATGATAGAGTTTGCTTTTTATTATCTTATTGTTTCTTGTTTGTTTGGTCTTATTTTTTATCTTTGAAGATGAGTATTTTTGTCCTTCAAACAATGACAAAGTATTCCATTCCTTCCTGCAATGATAGTTGCTTTCTGGGTGATGGTTTTGCTGGGTTATGATTTTTTATTCTTTATATAA
- the rpsO gene encoding 30S ribosomal protein S15 produces MSKISTDLVKPFQRHEKDNGSPEVQIGILTEEIGTLQEHLKKHPQDVDAKRSLLKKVARRRKYLRYLKENDIERYTLVANKLKLKV; encoded by the coding sequence ATGTCAAAAATATCTACAGATCTTGTAAAACCTTTTCAAAGGCATGAGAAAGATAATGGTTCTCCAGAAGTGCAAATATGAATACTTACTGAAGAAATATGAACTTTACAAGAACATTTGAAAAAGCATCCTCAAGATGTTGATGCTAAAAGAAGTTTGTTGAAAAAAGTAGCAAGAAGAAGAAAATATCTTAGGTATCTAAAGGAAAATGATATTGAAAGATATACTCTTGTAGCAAATAAGCTAAAATTAAAAGTATAA